A single Pseudanabaenaceae cyanobacterium SKYG29 DNA region contains:
- the rsmH gene encoding 16S rRNA (cytosine(1402)-N(4))-methyltransferase RsmH: MSCPNQNSYHVPVLALEVLAGLNLQAGGSYLDCTVGGGGHSALILAHQDTTVTAIDRDAAAIEFAQTRLQEFGERVHFWRGNFCEFVPPHRFHGIVADLGVSSAQLDSPDRGFSFRHTAPLDMRMDQSQALTAADIVNTYSETALADLIFTWGEERFSRAIAKGIVQARPLYTTTELAEVISRSVPPFYRRGRIHCATRTFQALRLAVNRELESLHAWLQVVPDWLEPGGRLVIISFHSLEDRLVKTAYKNDPRLVMVHKKPIVPTPQEIAQNPRARSAKLRIAERSRLVGNFGL; this comes from the coding sequence TTGAGCTGTCCAAACCAGAATAGTTACCATGTGCCCGTCCTAGCCCTAGAGGTGTTGGCGGGACTTAACCTACAGGCAGGGGGCAGCTACCTAGACTGCACGGTAGGTGGGGGAGGGCACAGTGCGCTGATCTTGGCACACCAGGACACTACTGTAACTGCCATCGATCGGGACGCAGCGGCTATAGAATTTGCGCAAACCCGCCTGCAGGAATTTGGGGAGCGGGTGCACTTCTGGCGGGGCAATTTCTGTGAATTCGTTCCCCCCCATCGCTTTCACGGCATCGTTGCTGATTTAGGGGTGAGTTCTGCTCAGTTGGATAGCCCCGATCGGGGTTTTAGTTTTCGCCACACTGCCCCCCTGGATATGCGTATGGACCAGAGCCAGGCATTAACGGCAGCGGATATTGTCAATACCTACTCAGAAACCGCCCTAGCGGATTTAATTTTTACCTGGGGAGAAGAACGCTTTAGCCGTGCTATTGCCAAGGGGATAGTCCAAGCCCGACCCTTGTACACCACAACGGAACTAGCAGAAGTAATTAGCCGATCGGTACCCCCCTTTTACCGCCGTGGGCGTATCCACTGTGCTACCCGTACGTTCCAAGCTCTGCGGCTGGCGGTCAATCGGGAGCTGGAATCTCTGCATGCTTGGTTACAAGTCGTACCTGATTGGTTAGAACCTGGGGGTAGACTGGTAATTATCAGCTTCCATTCCCTGGAAGACCGCCTGGTGAAAACCGCCTACAAAAACGACCCCCGCTTAGTAATGGTGCACAAAAAACCGATCGTGCCTACTCCCCAGGAAATTGCTCAGAACCCCCGAGCCCGCTCTGCTAAATTGCGGATCGCGGAAAGAAGCAGGCTAGTTGGCAACTTTGGTCTATGA
- a CDS encoding SpoIID/LytB domain-containing protein: MVKTTIRSVLLALLLTVVSRVSPVFASVMLRVLVHEEPGEEIKVAVSQPGRLEVGGQVTPLSPGQWYAIPAFPPARITTSNNGLIQIQDTLYPGEIQISQWRNQTIAVNVLPLEEYLRSVVPSEMPASWHLDALMAQAVAARSYAINTQKQRKWGNAPYDLVSDTRDQVYKGFYRFDPQTGLTKPVIHPRSDQAVAATEGYILSPEFKGYYRARLKREWISWGNGYMPIADGQHLDQEMSNQMAKRGWNWLQILGWWYRTRPIKY; this comes from the coding sequence ATGGTAAAAACAACGATTCGATCGGTACTCCTAGCGCTCCTGCTAACTGTGGTATCTAGGGTGTCCCCTGTATTTGCCAGTGTAATGTTACGGGTACTAGTCCATGAAGAACCAGGAGAAGAAATCAAGGTAGCCGTCAGTCAACCGGGGCGGCTAGAAGTAGGTGGGCAAGTTACTCCCCTTAGCCCCGGACAGTGGTACGCTATTCCCGCTTTTCCCCCCGCCCGCATCACCACCAGCAACAATGGGCTGATTCAAATTCAAGACACCCTCTACCCTGGGGAAATCCAAATTAGCCAGTGGCGGAACCAAACGATCGCTGTCAATGTCTTGCCCCTGGAGGAATACTTGCGCAGTGTTGTCCCCAGTGAAATGCCTGCTAGTTGGCACTTAGATGCACTCATGGCTCAGGCAGTAGCTGCCCGCAGCTATGCTATCAACACGCAAAAGCAGCGCAAGTGGGGCAATGCTCCCTATGACTTGGTCAGTGACACCAGGGACCAAGTTTACAAAGGCTTCTATCGCTTTGACCCCCAAACAGGACTGACTAAGCCTGTTATCCATCCCCGCAGTGACCAGGCTGTGGCTGCCACGGAGGGCTATATCCTCAGCCCCGAATTCAAAGGCTACTATCGTGCCAGACTAAAACGGGAGTGGATTAGCTGGGGCAATGGCTATATGCCAATTGCCGACGGGCAACACCTAGACCAGGAAATGAGTAACCAGATGGCAAAACGGGGCTGGAACTGGCTACAGATTCTCGGCTGGTGGTATCGCACGCGCCCAATTAAGTATTAA
- a CDS encoding DUF2854 domain-containing protein, with protein MLGKVSLGKWGLIGGAVLTLVGVVAYATNNPTLNLVGFFYGIPLFLGGAALKAAELKPVPLVIPTTPAVLQLRQSQATPTLKQLYADVTRYRYGTEAHLLEALQRLQLSPNDRERPLLVGIYETDRGGKYALVLRFSSPHFDLGAWQARQDKISRFFGPGVVAEITSPAEHTIDVALVVT; from the coding sequence ATGTTAGGCAAGGTTTCCCTAGGCAAGTGGGGGTTGATCGGAGGAGCAGTCTTGACTCTGGTGGGTGTAGTTGCCTATGCCACCAATAATCCGACCTTGAATTTAGTCGGTTTTTTCTACGGCATTCCTCTGTTTTTGGGGGGCGCAGCACTCAAAGCAGCAGAACTAAAACCAGTACCCCTTGTTATTCCCACTACACCAGCAGTACTACAATTACGACAATCCCAGGCAACTCCTACCCTCAAGCAATTGTATGCTGATGTCACCCGCTATCGCTACGGCACAGAGGCCCACCTCCTGGAGGCATTGCAACGGCTCCAACTCTCCCCTAATGACAGAGAACGTCCCCTATTGGTGGGCATCTACGAAACCGATCGGGGGGGCAAATATGCCCTTGTTTTGCGCTTTAGTTCTCCCCATTTTGACCTAGGGGCATGGCAAGCAAGGCAGGACAAAATTAGTAGATTTTTCGGTCCAGGGGTAGTAGCAGAAATCACTAGCCCCGCTGAACACACGATCGATGTTGCCTTGGTTGTAACTTAA
- a CDS encoding transcriptional repressor, whose translation MTSPQQITKKQTLILNLLQQLQEAVSAQELHRRLKDQGYGMGLATVYRGLEALKQQGAIKAIITPTGETVYSALVLDRHHLYCLSCGHSFPIETCPLEALNIQLPATYKFHIYYHSLDFYGICDNCWQKKHLDQGQATESVNFQK comes from the coding sequence ATGACATCTCCCCAGCAAATCACCAAGAAGCAGACCCTCATCCTCAACCTTCTCCAGCAACTGCAGGAAGCAGTCTCTGCCCAGGAACTCCATCGGCGGTTGAAAGACCAAGGCTATGGTATGGGTTTGGCGACCGTCTATCGGGGGCTAGAAGCCCTCAAACAGCAGGGAGCTATTAAAGCGATTATTACCCCCACCGGCGAGACAGTTTACAGCGCCCTAGTCCTCGATCGCCATCACCTCTACTGCCTTAGTTGTGGGCATTCCTTCCCCATTGAAACCTGTCCCCTCGAAGCACTCAATATCCAACTGCCAGCTACCTATAAGTTTCACATCTACTACCACAGCCTGGATTTTTACGGCATCTGTGACAATTGTTGGCAGAAAAAGCACCTAGACCAAGGTCAGGCAACAGAGTCAGTTAATTTCCAGAAATAG
- a CDS encoding ABC transporter substrate-binding protein yields the protein MTLGRWLTQFLLVLLAGLTTIGVVACDRLAKAPTTGGSSPSGQAQALKVGVLLPITGDLSAFGEPMVKAIEMAVETANGCGGVLGQPVQLVKEDDRTSETAGAEAMNKLATIDKVGAVVGAFGSGISSAALAVAVPNQVVMVSPASTSTVFTERAQKGEFQDFWNRTAPPDTYQAAALAKLAYNKGFRKVSTIVINNDYGVSFEKVFVETFKSLGGEILNEQDPSRYDPKATTFEAEVRKAFGNKPEAVAAALYPDTGAAVLKSAYELGLLEGVQLLLTDGVQTEAFPKAVGTKPDGKMIIAGALGTVPGADGKGLEQFQKDYEAKYNQPIGAFVPHAYDATTLILLGAEAAKSNQGAQIKTKIREVAAPPGAEVTNICEALQRVREGQDINYQGVSGNVDLDSNGDVQGAYDVWTVEPDGKIKIVDRISA from the coding sequence ATGACATTAGGACGCTGGCTGACTCAATTCCTGTTAGTGCTACTAGCTGGGTTGACCACGATCGGTGTGGTAGCCTGTGACCGCCTAGCCAAAGCCCCCACAACGGGGGGGAGTAGTCCCAGTGGGCAAGCTCAAGCTCTCAAAGTAGGAGTATTGCTGCCTATAACAGGTGACCTATCAGCCTTTGGCGAACCAATGGTGAAAGCAATCGAGATGGCAGTGGAAACAGCTAATGGCTGTGGCGGGGTGCTGGGGCAACCAGTCCAACTAGTCAAAGAAGATGACCGTACCTCGGAAACAGCGGGGGCAGAGGCAATGAATAAGTTAGCCACGATCGACAAAGTAGGGGCAGTAGTGGGAGCCTTTGGCAGTGGCATTTCCAGTGCGGCGTTGGCAGTGGCTGTACCCAACCAGGTGGTAATGGTTTCCCCTGCTAGTACCAGTACTGTATTTACCGAGCGGGCACAAAAGGGAGAATTCCAGGACTTTTGGAATCGCACCGCTCCCCCTGACACCTACCAAGCCGCCGCCCTCGCTAAACTTGCCTACAATAAAGGCTTTCGTAAAGTCAGCACTATTGTCATCAACAACGACTACGGCGTGAGTTTTGAAAAAGTCTTCGTGGAGACCTTCAAATCCCTAGGGGGGGAAATCCTCAACGAACAAGACCCCAGTCGCTATGACCCCAAAGCTACTACATTTGAAGCAGAAGTGCGGAAAGCCTTTGGCAATAAACCTGAGGCAGTAGCAGCTGCTCTTTACCCCGATACTGGTGCGGCGGTCCTAAAATCTGCCTATGAATTGGGATTATTAGAGGGAGTGCAACTGCTTCTAACCGATGGGGTACAGACAGAAGCCTTTCCCAAAGCAGTGGGGACAAAACCCGATGGCAAGATGATCATTGCCGGTGCCCTTGGGACTGTTCCCGGTGCCGATGGCAAGGGCTTAGAGCAGTTCCAGAAAGACTACGAGGCGAAGTACAACCAACCGATCGGTGCCTTTGTGCCCCATGCCTACGATGCCACCACCTTGATTTTGCTGGGGGCAGAGGCGGCCAAGTCTAACCAGGGAGCACAAATCAAAACTAAAATTCGCGAGGTAGCTGCTCCCCCAGGGGCAGAGGTAACCAATATCTGTGAAGCCCTCCAGCGGGTACGGGAAGGGCAAGATATTAACTACCAAGGGGTAAGTGGTAACGTCGACCTAGATAGCAATGGGGATGTGCAAGGTGCCTATGATGTCTGGACAGTGGAGCCTGATGGCAAAATCAAGATAGTTGACCGCATTTCCGCGTAA